In the Platichthys flesus chromosome 14, fPlaFle2.1, whole genome shotgun sequence genome, TCTATTCGTCCTGCGCGTTTAGGATGCGATCCAAAGCGACTTCCTGCACTCTTTTACTCTGTTCGGACCTGACCGAGCGATAAACGCGAAGGAGAAGAGTtacagtttttcttcttcttcttcttcttcttcttcttcttcttcttcctccatcttcttgtttttgtgaaagCTGCAGCCGGGACCAGGTGAACACTGACAGAGCCAGCGTCCTCTGGCTCCtgcgctcccccccccccccctcggtccTGTCACCTCCAGTCGCCACATGTAGTCTAGTTTTTCTTCGCCCTGATCCGGAGACAAGAACACAGCAACCATGAGAGGTGAgtgggtgcgtgcgtgtgtcaTAATAATACATCTGTTTGGTTGAACTTGGGGGGGGGACGTCgcggtgtttgtgtgcgtgtgtgtgtcttgtgcgGCCACATGGGTGAGAGCACGAGTTGAAGTGCGTTTGCCTTCCCAAGTGCGCATTAATCCCTCATGGATTATCTGTGCACAGGGCTCCCCCGGGGCTGCGTGCGCCACTGAAGTCCAATGCAACCGTAAAGACACGCAGCCACTCTTATTCTAGTCTGTCCTATGTTATCATAACAAAAGTATCGTTGAACTGCGTGCACGGTGAGGAAGTGGCTGCAGAGACGCACACATGTGTTGTTTGAAGGGAAATGGGAGTCACGTCGCACCTGTGGTGTCCTGCTGTAAAATGTGCCAGGGGGATTCATGTTCGAGTTATGCAAtaaggggagggaggggcgtGAGGGGAGCTTGTCTTTAACCAAAACTAGAATTATGTAACAGAGATAATATTCGTTTTTTTCCCGGTTTCTTTATCaggtgaatttaaaaaaaagaagacagacaacgtttttttttcacaaaccgcgaaaaaacacacataatatAGCCATTTCCCTGGTATTTATGTACACTCAACCATCTTATTATCTTATATGTCTTAGAATTTAAACTCCCTGGAGAACGTCGGAAGTTTCTACTGTAGTGATTTATGAAAACATGGAGTTGGGCAACGTGGGCGTGAGGCTGCTGAGCCGGTGTTGTGATGTGGTGACTGTGCCAGCATGGTCGACAGTGTGTTggtacagagggagagagggacctGGCTGTTCCACTGACCTAGTTGTGTCACCCAGCATTATACGGCACTGGcagcggagggaggggggagcgACTGTGGGAAGCGCCATGTGCGGGCTACAGGCGGCCCGCACGACGACGTGTTGCCCCCTGACACAGGCCGAACTTGAACTTGCGGGCAGCAGATGGGTGTTATTGACAAGGGTGGGTGTTTGTAGACAGACTGTGAAGAACAAACTGACGAATCATAAATCAATGATTCATACAAAATACTAAAATAGGCTTAAATGTCACATGGAATTCCCATTTATCTGAAATGTGTATattctgtgcatgtgttaggTCCACACCGGGGCTGCAACCTCTTAAACTTGCATTCACCTGCATCCACTTCTGATTCATTTacaaatcaatgaatcaatcacACTTATGAATGCTGTATTTTTCAGTTGCTCTGTTTGGTTCTGCTCTTCTGTTTCATTCCTTGGTTTTTGGTCTAAGCAGGGCCAACATTACAGTCCTCGCTCTTCAGAACAGATAAATAGACTATAGGCAAgcgttgttttttttaatattattgttgAGCAAAGAGATGAATGTTTGCACTAAGAAGGGGGAGGGCTGGAGAGAAGCAGAGGGGGCCTCTGGTGGAGGGAGGTTCCCTTTCTGGCAGGATATCCAAAGGTAAACAAACCTTGGCCCTTTCTTAGCCCGTAGCTCTGAAAACGGAGGTTGCTCAACTCAACTTGCTGtttcctcacccccccccccccccccccccctaaaaaagagcatcagcattttatttgttaagGCCTCAGCTTTAACCACGCTTTGCAATCACGCATACAATTTTTCAGGCATCTTGGCAAGTTGACAAGACTTTTTTCTGCTGATGTCTGGACGTTGGATGCTTCCTGGACCCAAGAGCGCACTTTGTTTTTTAACGTGTAAACACAGTGAGAGATCATGGGACTCATGTCATACACTGACACCCGCTGCAAGGGGCCTATGGAATTCTTAGCTCTCTAATCCCCAACCCTCTCTGTGGGCCTCAGCTTGGCCTCCACTGGTATTTGCATCTTTTTAAAATAGAGCCTTTTGATTTGAATGCTCTGGCAGCCTGACTGTGTACATGCATTTAGTGTCGAGACTCAACACCATTGTTCTGTTTCAAGGAGGGCCATCGAcagggagggaaaagaaaagagtacTACGATGTATAGGGGGGAATCAGTGAGAAGATAACAAATAAGCTTTTGTCACGTATCTTAGAATGTTATAATTGAATAATATGGCgatttaaatatagaaataatatAGAACATCTCTCTGAACATGATTTCcaaagagaaggaaaacacacaactgcgGTGAATTGTTGTAATACATCTCCGTGCTGAGCTGAAGGCCTACACCCAACTGTGAAGCATGACACAACAAGTGCTTCAGACGTACACAGCCCGAGCACACAAGGCCCCCACTCGGAGTGTCTCTCCGAGCTCAGTCTCATTAAGAGCAGGTCATGAACAACATGCAGTCACGCCACTGAGACCTCAGTTGATCTGTTGCTTGTCTGCATAGTGTCGTGACTCACGTGATAAGCAAACACGAACAACCTGTATCTGATTAAACTGTTTATGACATTTTTAACAGAGAATTGGTGCACCGAGGATTTCCGTGCATGTGGGGAGTTAAAATACATTCTTGTGTTCGTCTGGCCACTGTGTGAGTCACTGACTGGAGAATACAATAGATGCAGAGAGTTGAACTGTTGCAAGCACAgtcaatgattttttttctctctctctgcctgtcccGACACCACCTTACTGAATTAGGCTTTCAGAGATAACACAGTTTACACATTTAGCTGGTTGATAAACAACCTGTTTGCAGCAGAGCTCCTAAAGTGTCTCTTGCCCAGTTCATTTTGTGAAAAGGCCTTGGGTGTGCCGCACAAAGTTGCGGTCACGCTACTTAAACACCTTTCTTTGTTTGCCATTTGAATGCGGAATTACACATTATTGAGTGCATTGACTGCAAACACCTTTAAAACGTTAATGTGTCAGTGGTTGATAAATGTTAAGTCAATGTCAGATGTCTCAAATCGATGTTCTAGGTCAACAATGATATTCAGGTTAAGGGTAAACGTTAGTgtggctcctgctgctgctgttgttggttgaatctgacatgtttgtttaGTAGGTTTTAATTTGGTATTGACACCTTCACAACAATAGTTGCCAATTAGTTAGTTAATCGATAAGTCAATACATACAGCCTACGACTAACCGGCAAATTTTCTGACAATAGTTGGCGTCACTTTTGAGGCAAAAAGTACTGAAAATGCACTGTTGCAGATTCTTGTGATTTTATTAGTGACATATGATAATATACAGAATACAACTGTGTTGTTGACACAGTGTGTCCAAAGTTGAAATATGTTGCCTTTGGCTCCAGGACTTTTAATGTTgacttttttcatgtttttttcagagcATACAATCAATTAATCAAGAAATAATGGATAACAGAATTCTATCACTGAGATAATAGTTACTTGCAGCCacagtttttctgtctctgctggtTCAGCGACACACACAAGCAACCTCAGTTCAATTTCtacatattaattatttttatgtctATAATGGTCTAACTGTGTGACAATTTTTCATTCTCCAGGTTATAAAAGACGAAACTAcatcaaatgaatgaatattaGGGAGATGAATCTCAGTTTGCTGTCTGTGGGTTGCGTTCGTATATATATGCGGAGAGTCAAGAGAAGTGAATGTGTGGTTGTAGCAGCAGGGGTGGGTGGCTGGGCATCTGTGTAAATCTGGCTTCCAGCACAGGACAAGAATAGAACAGGTTGAAGCAGAAGCTCAATGTcaaagagaggggagggggacgGATGGCTGACATTCAAGTTCCTGAGCTTGTCTGCTGGGGAGCGGGCTGTGGACAGGCAGAGAAGGGGCCGTTGTATTccacatgaaatatgttttttctctcgCAGCACAGTGTTGGATTATTGCATAAACATCAGCGTATACAGAAATAGACTGAATTGTAAATCAGAGATGTGTCTAGTGTTAGAACTGAACTGGTAACTGTAGTTTTCCTAGCCTCATCATCGCAGCCTGTCTTGGTTCATTTAGCTGTTACATAACACTGACCAGTTTTCAAATGCAACTTATGAGCCTTCAGGGAAATGTTTTATAGGGGAATTCTGAGCGCTGTCTGGATCCACCTTAAAACTGGTCTGCGGAGAGACGGGATCGCGcctgcctgcctccctcctccctctccccctgcaGTGGGAAAGTGTGTCAGTGGGACAGAATGTCCACATGAGCTGACAGGCCCCAGCGACGACGAACGGATGACTCAGCCAATGCCGAGGAGGCTCGGCGAGCGCTCAACCAGTAGGAAAGGGGAGAGTCGGCAGAGGGCGGGTTCTCGGTCCTGCTAGATTGAGCCCTGAATGAGTGTTGTGAGGAATGCTCACAGACTCGAGTTATATAATTAAGAGatgagggaggggtggaggcgaacctgagagaaaaagaggaagggagggcGGGAGGGGGAAGAGGCAGATATTTTTCCATTGCATGCCTGCAGCTGCCCTGATCAGTTAGAGTATTTTAGTAACAGTttcagcagagagagatggCCGACTGCTGCGTTTAAGGAGGTGGAAATttgtgttttccagtagctAAGAGTCCAGCAATTCCCCATCAGTCAGTGGTTTTCCACACATCGTCCCAACACGTCCGAGAAGgcacaaatacatattttaataaatcagGTGACAAGGCGAAGTtgcaacaataacacaatatagttgctgttgttgttttcacctCAATCGAGGAAGAAGGAGTCTTTGTTATATGTGCAAGGGTCATGTGATTCCCTATCTGTTTGTGTACTCTGTTCCCTCATGGGGGCCACATGAAGGGTGCAGAAAAACGCAGTTCACAGCAAGTTATGGTCTCTTGTACTTGTTGTGGGAGGGTTTGTCTGCAAGGTTGTTATTATCAAcagaaaaagatttaaaaaaaatatataaatacactgtATATGACCTATATGATGCTATTACATCCTGTTTTGGGGTTTTGTCATTGTCACACACCGATGCAAAGTGCAGGATTTGACTCAAgcactgatgtgttttaaatttCTTAACTGTGTTAATAAttagacaataataataataaaaatggagTTTAGTGCTTTTCAGTTAGTCACATGTTTCACCAACTCAACGCAGCAGGGTTCAGGGGTCATTCAGCATCGTAaaggagagacaggaaagaCATAAGATATAGTCAAAGATCGCAGGACAAAAGGTTTTATTAAAAGCCTCCAGGTGAAAGAAGTCAGTGCTGTTTGCTACCATgacatttacagacacacatgatCACCCCTGGTCATGGGGTAATGTCTTAAGAAGAAGACTGACCTCGGGAGAACAGGAGCCTGTGTCTGAAACCTGTAACACTGTcagtaaaatattaatttacaaTCTAAAAACGTAAGGCCTCCTAGGGACAGGAGGCGAGGAGAGGTGCAACATAACAACAAATCCTCGCAGATGCATTTTGTATCAGTCGGAGGCAGGAAATAGACTTCTCATTGAGCCCAGAGTACATGGGGGGATACAGTAGTCTGACTGTGACTAGATAAAAGCATAGGGCAACCTTTTTCAAGGATGACAGAAGATACAAAGGAACGACTGTAATCTTGCCAAGGTTTATAGCCGAGGAAAACAACATGATAGCGCGACAGAAGCAGGACAGGACCAGAGGGGAGAGGCCTGAAATAATTGGGTTAGGGGAAAAAGTAATAAAAGGATGACAGATTTTATGTGTGCAAACAAGGACAATCTGTGACATGtcacacatcaaataaacaatatacaaCACACATACTGTTTATCATTAGCATGGAAATTGTCTATTTGTCCAAAGTGCTatgaagaaatggaaaatattaaGGGTTAAAAAATGATTCACTGGGTAAGACtagaaaaggaagaaagaggaagaaacaagtACCATAGAAAGAAAGACTTCAATTTTTCGCATCAACACTGATATATACAACACAACCAGGTGTTTCTTAAGCAGAGCCCAGATCGAGGAGGATTCAGTACATCATTTACAGGTCCAGAACAAtatttatcaaatatgtttttggtCATTTCACCTTAATCAACAGGATAGTAAAGCATGAAATTGAGAGAATGTGGGGAAAACATGCAGCAACTGGCGGGGTCGGAACCGAACCCATGGTCGCTGCAGGAGGAGCCAAGCCTTCTTTGCAAGTTGAGAACAGTTGCAGCGCTGCGTAGACGTGTCAGAATCAAAGTTACACAACATCTTGGATTAAATCAGTAGTTCAGGCAAGTCCCACTGACTCCCCTCAGAGTGAAGCAGGCATGGAATAAATGCCAAATATGGGCTTCTGTGAAAGTGTTTTGTCTGAATGGATGTATCGTGTTACAGAGTTGTGTTAGTGTATAGTTATTGAACTATACTTTGGCAACAGTCCACAGGATGACGCGAGCCAAAGATGTAACTCCTGAGCAGATGTTGAAGACTGACTTTCCAATCTCATGTGCAGATATGAGAGTGCTCATATGAGTCCCAAGAGTCTGCAGCTTTCTGACCCCTCTCTCGTCCCACTTGttttctgtcctgcagctcagaTAGAGGTCATCCCCTGTAAGATCTGTGGGGACAAGTCCTCAGGAATCCACTACGGAGTCATCACCTGCGAAGGCTGCAAGGTGAGGAGGAAACCTGGAGCTTGGCGGACCTAAATTTGAATcaacctgttttatttaaaatgtgcaggcactcattgtgtgtctgtgtgtttgtctaggGATTCTTTCGGCGCAGCCAGCAGAACAATGCCATGTACTCATGTTCCCGCCAGAGGAACTGCCTGATTGACCGAACAAACCGTAACCGCTGCCAGCACTGCCGCCTACAGAAGTGTCTGGCTTTGGGCATGAGCAGAGATGGTAAACACAACGCACCGTAACCACAACATTTAGATAAACTGAAGCTTTGACATACAAACGACAGGTTTAGtggggatttgtgtgtgtgtgtgtgtgcctttaaTTTAAAGCTGATACCTGGAGAATTCGAAGCCCTCAGCAGTAATGTTCCTCATCAGCTGTTGCAGCAGAGCTCAGCACACGCTCACCTCTCCTGTGGAccgcagagagaaaacaaatatggTATATAGACTGAGGAGGTGATGGACTGTCATCATTCAAACTGGATATAGAAACAGGAACATACAGTACTCGAGATAAGGTGGCAGAAGGAATCGTATGTGAGCCAGGAATATCTTACAGTTGGACTGAGGTCACAGCTACAGATGTGAAGGTTTTAGTTTGCACATATGCAAAAACGAAAAATTGACTTAgttttatcaaaataaacacatctcAACCACGCAGCGGGAAGCTTCAGTTGAGATTAGGTTTCATTTTACCAAAAACACATGTATCTTCTTGTTCTCTCTGCAGCCGTGAAGTTTGGTCGCATGTCGAAGAAGCAGCGCGACAGCCTCTACGCCGAAGTGCAGAAGCACCAGAAGTCCCAGGAGTGTGCGGGCTCCGGAGGCAAAGGCTCCACCGCTCTGTCTTTACCCAAGGACGAGGGAGTCTGCCGAGGCAGTGGGGAGGATGGTGAGGAGGTCCTGAGCCGGTCCTACAGCAGCGGGGGCTCCAGCTCCACCATCAGCGACCTGGACGACATCGCAGCGCTGCCTGACCTGTTCGATCTGCCGCTGACCCCCGAGGAGGCCAGCGAGTACTGCAGCCTGGAGCTGCTCGGCGGGGGCACCAGCACCGGCAACACCTCCAACTCAtcgtcctcctctgcttcctcctcctcatccttgtCCAATCAGAATTCCCCTCAGCCGACTGTACTGGACAGGACGGACAGCACTGGGATAcagctcctgcacacacactctcacacgcagGTGGTGCTGGGAGACACACTTCTGGACCATCTGCCTGATGACTGCTCAATAACAGAACTTGGTGAGTCTAAACGATATAATGTCACAGAAATTCCTTTTATTCAACCCTttacaaacagtgtgtgtacacGTTATTCTCATTGTATATTAGCAAGCCCAAGTGCAACTAAATAGACAATCAGGCCCTAATACAAGGTTGCAGTGTTTGTATGGTCTGCTTTTTGTAATTTGTCCTACTGCTGGCAtttttcacttcctgctttGTGCTCTGCAAACTAAAAACTTCTGTAAAATGATTCACATTAAAACTGTCCTGAGAAACTCAGGGACCGTAAATCCTTTATTGTGTAACATTTATTGCAACTGCGTAGTATTTATAACAGCAGTAAACACGGCAAAACAGAATGAATCgttaataataaatcaatgaCCGAGGAGAGACTTGCTCCGTAAAGAGACTATGGCATGGGGATGCTCTACGGGGAACAAATTGCTCTACAAATGTCATATGGGTAGTGTTCATTTACTTTAGTGTTTTTATTACCTGACCGTTATCTGAGTACTGGATCTTATTAGGGAACTTACAGTACATTATCAGGGGCAGATCAAGCAATAAAGCTGTAgtggtatttatttttaagaggTTGGAGACATCATTCATAGCAGTGTCTCTGGAGACCTTGAGGAAGAATGCATTTAAAAGGGTCTCTGGGGACTATTAAAAGAAGCTGTAGGTAAATATTGAAGCTGCTGGATATAACAAGGGCAAGAGGTGTAGGAGATTCTAACTTCTGCTAAAATAAGCTGAGCACTCAGAATCACTCTCTGTCTTTTTGGGGACCCACAGCATTGCAAAGCTCATTAGTTCCTTACTCAAGATCACACCAATGCCCTCAGCTGTGAATAGATACAGTAAACAACACCCATGTTCCACCCTGCCGCTATCTCTCAAACCTACTGCCACCAAAAATAATCTGTGTGAGTGAGACAACACTAATGTTTGTGCTTGTTTTGTTCCACAGAGCGCATCACTCAGAGTATTGTTAAGTCTCACTTAGAGACGTGTCAGTACAGCGCCGAAGACATGAAGAGATTCACCTGGGTACAATACACTCCTGAGGAAACACGTGCTTTTCAGAACAAGGTACACGATCGAGCCCAAAGCTGTTTGTCACAATCAACagtaacatttattattattaagtccTGTCTGCTTCCAAAACATCTTGTTGTTGGGCAGAGATTAAATATCTTTTACTGAAAATATCTGTTTTGTCTGTGCACGCACTGAAGCTGATTGTGTATTTCTGATCATCTCCCTGTTCCAGTCAGCTGAGTGGATGTGGCAGCAGTGTGCCCACCACATCACCAACGCCATCCAGTACGTGGTGGAGTTTGCCAAACGCATCACTGGCTTTATGGACCTATGCCAGAACGATCAGATAATACTGCTCAAAGCCGGTGAGTGCACAGTCTAAAGTACTCACAATAAATACTTCAACCGACTTAATTCATACAAAGGTGACAAAGGAATTCATTCTCTGAAACTTGCTAACTCTGGTTCTTTCCTCTGCTTTGTCTCCAACCTTCTATCTTTGCTAACATTTGTTTCTAATATGGACCTTCTAtgtccctcccctcctctttcctcttctgacTCCATCTctacatctctctctgtctgggcCTCTATCGGTGGCTGACCTTTCAGGCTGCCTGGAGGTGCTGCTGATACGTATGTGCCGAGCTTTCAACGTCAACAACAATACCATCTTCTTCAACGGGAAGTTCGCTCCGGCCCAGTTCTTCAAAGCTCTTGGTGAGGAGCAGCTTGATTGGGAATGTAAATTGTGTCGCCTCTAAGACATTCAGATAATTGACGGGTTCACACATTGAAGTGTCTTATGCATCTCGGGCCTTATGTAAGCTTGTGCCTTTTTTCCCTTTCGCACTGTGCACTAATTGCTGTCAGAACACACCAGCTGTGTATGGAAATGCCAGGGCTCTCACTGTTCTCAATCCATTATTGACTCAGATGCCTCTGCAATGACtcatcattttaaataacacatattacattacatgtcatttacattacatggcttttatccaaagcgacttacattttaagaacactcatcattttatgaggggccatctaggggttcagtatcttgccatggacacttaggcatgcagatgggatagagtgggattcgaaccagcaaccttcttgttgcagagcacccgctctatcccctaggccacgctctccccatacCATAACTGTGCTTATTCTTCTGAAAAATGTTTCCATAAGAAATGCGTTTCCGTCTCGTCAACAGCAGTTTGTTAAAGCTGAATCGTCTACTAGCTGTTTAACAATACACCCTTATGGAGGAATAGAAAAAACACTAAAGGGCACGTGAAAACAATGTGATAAACCAATTTAAGGAACAATTTGCCATTTCTAATATTAAATGATGGATAGTGTCTGTCAGTACAGCAGATTGACTTGTCAGCGATTCTGTCTCTGCTGTCCTTATGACATTTCACAACCTTTTCATAGCATCAAATTAAATCCCAAGTTatatttgatgctatgaaaacTGTTTAGTTAGGTACATGTTCTGTCAAttaacatgaaggaggcaggatttataacctgtactgcagccagccaccaggtggtgattgagacactttggcttcactaaTGGGGAGCAGTCAttccgtccatctttataaacactCTATGAGTAAGACCTGGTATTTTCATTGTCGGCCACAGTAGCTCAGTGATTACACACCAGTATCTCCTACATCAGCTGTCATTTTAAGGAGCATTTAGGTCTTCAGAC is a window encoding:
- the rorcb gene encoding RAR-related orphan receptor C b isoform X1; translated protein: MRAQIEVIPCKICGDKSSGIHYGVITCEGCKGFFRRSQQNNAMYSCSRQRNCLIDRTNRNRCQHCRLQKCLALGMSRDAVKFGRMSKKQRDSLYAEVQKHQKSQECAGSGGKGSTALSLPKDEGVCRGSGEDGEEVLSRSYSSGGSSSTISDLDDIAALPDLFDLPLTPEEASEYCSLELLGGGTSTGNTSNSSSSSASSSSSLSNQNSPQPTVLDRTDSTGIQLLHTHSHTQVVLGDTLLDHLPDDCSITELERITQSIVKSHLETCQYSAEDMKRFTWVQYTPEETRAFQNKSAEWMWQQCAHHITNAIQYVVEFAKRITGFMDLCQNDQIILLKAGCLEVLLIRMCRAFNVNNNTIFFNGKFAPAQFFKALGCDDLVSAVIDLGKGLCRLQLSDEEMALLSAAVLLSPDRLWLTEGQKVQKLQDKVYLALQHSLQKSGASDEKLDKMMSKLPSMKSICNLHTDKLEFFRLVHPETAFSFPPLYREVFGSEMSLPDSTDS
- the rorcb gene encoding RAR-related orphan receptor C b isoform X2 translates to MRAQIEVIPCKICGDKSSGIHYGVITCEGCKGFFRRSQQNNAMYSCSRQRNCLIDRTNRNRCQHCRLQKCLALGMSRDAVKFGRMSKKQRDSLYAEVQKHQKSQECAGSGGKGSTALSLPKDEGVCRGSGEDGEEVLSRSYSSGGSSSTISDLDDIAALPDLFDLPLTPEEASEYCSLELLGGGTSTGNTSNSSSSSASSSSSLSNQNSPQPTVLDRTDSTGIQLLHTHSHTQVVLGDTLLDHLPDDCSITELERITQSIVKSHLETCQYSAEDMKRFTWVQYTPEETRAFQNKSAEWMWQQCAHHITNAIQYVVEFAKRITGFMDLCQNDQIILLKAGCDDLVSAVIDLGKGLCRLQLSDEEMALLSAAVLLSPDRLWLTEGQKVQKLQDKVYLALQHSLQKSGASDEKLDKMMSKLPSMKSICNLHTDKLEFFRLVHPETAFSFPPLYREVFGSEMSLPDSTDS